One Spirochaetota bacterium genomic region harbors:
- a CDS encoding serine protease, translated as MKRLGSLISIPCALIIALAAYQAPAAVTDAKIETPVHEPGMQFLSKSVLSVIEESVFEVVTSKPVKDSLSYEKPLPLDLIPFAIRNDKYYSIGTAFAISPTEFLSASHLFDIGIESQFRDYYIRDRKGNVFEIDEIFKFSDEQDFIIFTAKGKSVKNTLPARESYTLNEQVYAVGNALGQGVIVRDGVLTSTTPEEEKGRWEWLRFSAAASPGNSGGPLLDREGKVIGVITRKSENENLNYALPVSKALGAARGLAVSHKRVKYSLVNTRKKKFVEYDYQAKLPKKFSEFNAEMTRSLKGFIGATHVSFLSENRESFFPRGKGSQNLLYSNYTPGFPSVIAEDEDGEWTPFKPKSVSRSNLDANGFFQYGELGGFIFIYFQKPDDMPLSDVYANPRRYMDLVLKGSTYNRSVMNEKIRITSLGDPVENFTHVDGYKRVWMVHVWQLEYNDSRVLTFTLLVPGGAVVIMKSGQTGVVNEFVTDLKTLADFVIYPYYGTFRQWEEFLKCGPYLPGAFSGIQFSYKPGAKALLKTARFSMEYTPELFPIADQSDMSLKFAFYPDKNAVVWDICGVTMGENKGNNNHVAMFRELKPDPALKESFQIRWGKIAAREHPFNGVSYTYEGSTYIHAPCPGYGKGTPSGNYLYTVRVGMEGNVEAAKIEKKLNGAMAVITLYE; from the coding sequence ATGAAGAGACTCGGTTCGCTTATATCAATACCCTGTGCGTTGATCATCGCGCTGGCCGCGTACCAGGCGCCCGCCGCGGTGACGGACGCGAAAATCGAGACCCCCGTCCACGAGCCGGGAATGCAGTTCTTATCCAAATCGGTGCTTTCGGTCATCGAGGAATCCGTGTTCGAGGTCGTGACCTCCAAGCCGGTGAAGGATTCGCTCAGCTACGAAAAGCCCCTCCCGCTCGACCTCATTCCCTTCGCCATCCGCAACGACAAGTACTATTCTATCGGCACCGCGTTCGCGATATCGCCCACGGAATTCCTCTCGGCGTCCCACCTGTTCGATATCGGGATCGAGTCCCAGTTCCGGGATTATTATATCCGCGACCGGAAGGGCAACGTTTTCGAGATCGACGAGATATTCAAGTTTTCGGACGAGCAGGACTTCATCATCTTCACCGCGAAGGGCAAATCCGTGAAGAATACCCTGCCCGCCCGCGAGTCGTATACGCTCAACGAACAGGTATACGCCGTGGGAAACGCCCTGGGGCAGGGGGTGATCGTGCGCGACGGCGTGCTCACCTCCACCACGCCCGAGGAGGAGAAGGGCAGGTGGGAATGGCTGCGCTTCTCGGCGGCGGCGTCCCCGGGCAACAGCGGCGGACCGCTCCTCGACCGGGAAGGGAAGGTGATCGGCGTCATCACGCGCAAATCCGAAAACGAAAATCTGAATTACGCGCTCCCGGTCTCGAAGGCGCTCGGCGCCGCGCGCGGCCTCGCGGTTTCGCATAAGCGCGTGAAGTATTCCCTCGTCAACACACGGAAGAAAAAATTCGTGGAATACGATTACCAGGCAAAGCTCCCCAAAAAGTTCTCCGAATTCAACGCCGAGATGACCCGATCCCTGAAAGGCTTTATCGGCGCCACCCATGTCTCTTTCCTTTCCGAAAACAGGGAGAGCTTCTTTCCCCGCGGCAAGGGCTCGCAGAACCTGTTGTACTCTAACTACACCCCGGGATTCCCCAGCGTCATCGCGGAAGACGAGGACGGCGAATGGACGCCCTTCAAACCCAAGAGCGTGAGCCGGTCCAACCTGGACGCGAACGGATTTTTCCAGTACGGCGAGCTGGGAGGATTCATATTCATCTACTTCCAGAAGCCCGACGACATGCCGCTTTCGGACGTGTACGCGAACCCGCGCCGTTATATGGACCTTGTCCTGAAGGGGAGCACCTACAATCGCTCGGTGATGAACGAAAAGATCCGGATCACCTCGCTGGGCGACCCGGTCGAGAATTTCACGCACGTGGACGGGTACAAACGTGTCTGGATGGTCCACGTCTGGCAGCTTGAGTACAACGATTCCCGCGTGCTCACCTTCACGCTGCTGGTCCCCGGCGGCGCGGTCGTCATCATGAAATCGGGACAGACGGGCGTTGTGAACGAGTTCGTCACCGACCTCAAGACGCTCGCGGACTTTGTCATTTATCCTTATTACGGAACCTTCCGGCAATGGGAGGAGTTTCTCAAGTGCGGCCCGTACCTCCCCGGCGCGTTCTCGGGGATTCAATTTTCCTACAAGCCCGGGGCGAAGGCCCTGCTCAAGACGGCGCGATTCTCGATGGAGTACACCCCGGAACTCTTCCCCATCGCCGACCAGAGCGACATGTCGCTCAAATTCGCGTTCTACCCGGACAAGAACGCGGTGGTCTGGGATATCTGCGGCGTCACCATGGGTGAGAACAAGGGCAACAACAATCACGTCGCCATGTTCAGGGAGCTTAAGCCCGATCCCGCGCTCAAGGAATCGTTCCAGATCCGATGGGGGAAGATCGCGGCCCGGGAGCACCCTTTTAACGGTGTATCATACACCTACGAGGGAAGCACCTACATCCACGCCCCCTGTCCGGGGTACGGCAAAGGAACGCCGTCCGGAAATTACCTCTATACGGTACGCGTGGGTATGGAGGGAAATGTCGAGGCGGCGAAGATCGAAAAGAAATTGAATGGCGCCATGGCCGTGATTACCTTGTACGAGTAA
- the rlmD gene encoding 23S rRNA (uracil(1939)-C(5))-methyltransferase RlmD, with amino-acid sequence MKRKKRDMFDELAERFRGEGVSAPCAHFGECGGCLFQDIRYGDQLLLKREWLRGVLSGVCDVGDVGASDPLSYRNRMDMVSAFGASGLRVRGSFRRVVDVRSCEIMQERSRRAFMDMKPLLAATPGYDYLRHEGFLRYTVLRQARFTNELMINFVTASREDRLGALAEAACGMADSVSLILNEGLADLNTGEVYAVLKRGRIEEDFDGVRYEISPNSFFQSNSEIARVMYREIRDQVKGRVLDLYSGVGSISLFAACAAEHVTGVEMSAEGVDTARANAELNGIANAEFVCADALDFLRERAAGFDTLVLDPPRGGVHPKAVKRVNECAPEKIVYMSCNPVTFRDDVKLLENYRVESFRAWDMFPQTPHVETLAVLKRK; translated from the coding sequence ATGAAAAGAAAGAAACGTGACATGTTCGACGAACTGGCCGAACGCTTCAGGGGAGAGGGCGTATCGGCGCCGTGCGCGCACTTCGGGGAATGCGGGGGTTGCCTCTTCCAGGATATACGATACGGGGACCAGCTGCTGTTGAAGCGGGAATGGCTGCGCGGCGTGCTGAGCGGGGTGTGCGACGTGGGGGACGTGGGCGCATCGGACCCCCTCTCCTATAGAAACCGCATGGACATGGTGAGCGCGTTCGGTGCGTCGGGACTGCGCGTACGCGGGTCGTTCCGGCGCGTGGTGGACGTCCGTTCGTGTGAAATCATGCAGGAGCGGTCGCGCAGGGCGTTCATGGACATGAAGCCGCTCCTGGCCGCGACGCCGGGTTACGATTACCTGCGGCACGAGGGCTTTTTGCGATACACGGTCCTGCGCCAGGCGCGCTTCACGAACGAGCTCATGATCAATTTCGTGACCGCGTCCCGCGAGGACAGGCTGGGCGCGCTCGCGGAGGCGGCGTGCGGCATGGCCGACTCGGTTTCGCTCATCCTGAACGAAGGCCTGGCGGACCTGAACACAGGGGAGGTGTACGCGGTTCTGAAGCGCGGTCGCATCGAGGAGGATTTCGACGGCGTGCGCTACGAGATTTCGCCTAACTCGTTTTTCCAGTCGAACTCGGAAATCGCGCGGGTAATGTACCGTGAAATCCGCGACCAGGTAAAGGGACGGGTCCTTGATTTATATTCGGGCGTGGGCAGCATCTCACTCTTCGCGGCGTGCGCGGCCGAACACGTGACGGGCGTGGAGATGAGCGCCGAGGGCGTCGATACTGCGCGCGCCAACGCGGAGCTGAACGGTATAGCGAACGCGGAATTCGTGTGCGCCGATGCGCTCGATTTTCTCCGCGAGCGCGCGGCCGGCTTCGACACACTGGTGCTCGACCCGCCGCGCGGGGGCGTGCACCCGAAGGCCGTCAAGCGCGTCAATGAATGCGCCCCCGAAAAAATCGTGTACATGAGCTGCAACCCGGTGACGTTCCGCGACGACGTGAAGCTCCTCGAGAATTATCGCGTGGAAAGCTTCCGCGCCTGGGACATGTTTCCGCAGACGCCGCATGTGGAGACGCTGGCGGTTCTGAAGAGGAAGTGA
- a CDS encoding M48 family metallopeptidase, producing MFNPISVAGILRAPDSARGGHAEMTLDEKGKVTVRSGGADISRFHVRSLRVPGAGAGGMRPLLLPDGSVFETADAAAVDEIIRRRTVQGTSLWGGLVDAKMHYAVAAVALVAAGAWLAVTMLLPFAARKAAELMPDTVARTVGEETLRSLDQGVFTGSNLDAARRGAVQKRFEKIAAYAGDARKFTLVFRHGNTVGANAFALPDGSIVVTDELVELAENYDEIAAVLAHEAGHVVNRHGMRMVVQDSIITLAVVVLAGDLFSASSLAVALPAVLLKSGYSRDFEREADRYALDYMRSQKIDPARMSAILKRMTEKAGSTGGPSLLSTHPSYEEREEIFKGGAGTK from the coding sequence GTGTTCAATCCCATCAGCGTAGCAGGAATCCTGCGCGCACCCGATTCCGCCCGGGGCGGGCACGCCGAGATGACGCTCGATGAAAAGGGAAAAGTAACGGTAAGGTCCGGGGGGGCCGATATTTCCCGCTTCCACGTTCGGAGCCTCCGGGTGCCGGGCGCCGGTGCCGGGGGGATGCGGCCACTGCTCCTCCCCGACGGCTCGGTATTCGAAACCGCCGACGCCGCCGCCGTGGACGAAATAATCCGCAGGCGGACCGTGCAGGGAACCTCTCTCTGGGGCGGACTGGTCGATGCGAAGATGCATTATGCCGTCGCCGCCGTCGCGCTCGTCGCCGCGGGCGCATGGCTTGCCGTGACGATGCTCCTCCCCTTCGCCGCGCGCAAGGCCGCCGAGCTCATGCCCGATACGGTGGCGCGCACGGTGGGCGAGGAGACGCTGCGCTCGCTGGACCAGGGTGTGTTTACCGGTTCGAACCTGGACGCCGCGCGCCGGGGCGCGGTCCAAAAGCGCTTCGAAAAAATCGCGGCGTATGCGGGGGACGCTCGAAAATTTACGCTCGTTTTCCGGCACGGAAACACGGTGGGGGCGAACGCGTTCGCCCTTCCCGACGGGTCCATTGTCGTCACCGACGAGCTCGTGGAGCTCGCGGAGAATTATGACGAGATCGCCGCAGTGCTCGCGCACGAGGCGGGCCACGTCGTAAACCGGCACGGCATGCGCATGGTGGTGCAGGATTCGATCATCACGCTGGCGGTCGTCGTGCTCGCCGGGGATCTCTTCTCGGCATCATCGCTCGCGGTGGCGCTCCCCGCCGTGCTCCTCAAGAGCGGCTATTCCCGAGACTTCGAGCGCGAGGCGGACCGTTATGCGCTGGACTACATGCGTTCGCAGAAAATCGATCCCGCGCGCATGAGCGCGATCCTGAAGCGCATGACGGAGAAAGCGGGATCGACCGGCGGACCGAGCCTGCTTTCCACGCATCCCTCATACGAGGAGCGGGAGGAGATATTCAAGGGGGGTGCAGGGACGAAGTGA
- a CDS encoding ferridoxin, with protein MSLFAVDQTKCTACLACVEECPARIIAMDGRFPVPVPGANELCIDCGHCVAVCQHAALSHRSMSPSQCVAVPARAAIDPAKAAAFLRSRRSIRSFKKSSIDREELARLLDTARYAPSGHNSQPLSWTVINGREGVHRVAGLTAEWMDTVLAASPEIGKAVHMDRITAGWKAGIDAICRDAPHLVLCHADQANPMAPSAATVALSYLELTAHASGVGACWAGFVHRAAATYAPLRESLAFPDGHVTLGAMILGRPKYRYHRIPVRKEAQVDWR; from the coding sequence ATGAGCCTCTTCGCAGTTGACCAGACCAAGTGTACCGCATGCCTCGCATGCGTTGAAGAATGCCCCGCGAGGATAATCGCGATGGACGGCAGGTTCCCGGTTCCCGTTCCGGGTGCGAACGAGCTGTGCATCGACTGCGGGCACTGCGTGGCCGTCTGCCAGCACGCCGCGCTGTCCCACCGCTCCATGTCGCCCTCACAGTGCGTCGCGGTCCCCGCGCGCGCCGCGATCGATCCCGCGAAGGCGGCGGCGTTCCTCCGCTCCAGGAGATCGATTCGCTCATTTAAAAAATCCTCGATCGACAGGGAAGAGCTCGCACGCCTCCTGGATACCGCGCGTTACGCGCCGTCGGGACACAACAGCCAGCCGCTCTCGTGGACGGTAATCAACGGGCGCGAGGGCGTACACCGCGTGGCCGGGCTCACCGCGGAGTGGATGGATACGGTTCTCGCCGCGAGCCCGGAGATAGGGAAGGCGGTGCACATGGACCGGATAACCGCCGGCTGGAAGGCGGGGATTGACGCCATCTGCCGCGACGCGCCGCACCTGGTGCTCTGCCACGCGGACCAGGCGAACCCGATGGCGCCCTCCGCGGCGACGGTCGCGCTCTCCTACCTGGAGCTTACCGCGCACGCCTCGGGCGTGGGCGCGTGCTGGGCAGGATTCGTGCACAGGGCCGCGGCGACCTACGCGCCCCTCAGGGAATCGCTCGCGTTTCCGGACGGGCATGTGACCCTGGGCGCGATGATCCTGGGCAGGCCGAAGTACCGCTACCATAGGATTCCGGTGAGAAAAGAAGCGCAAGTCGACTGGCGCTGA
- a CDS encoding TVP38/TMEM64 family protein, with translation MKRHWKKLALLAVLVAAAVAVRLAGLDEYLSFEALKANRGALKAYVDAHLVSMAAVFIGVYAASVTLSVPGAWLLTIAGGFLFGAFGGTVLVNAGATAGATGAFLTARYVLGGWMQGRWGEKLAAFNEEIARNGISYLFTLRLIPVFPFFLVNFLVGLTRVPLGTFVWTTSIGIIPGSFVYAYAGSRLVTLESPGDIVSPGILLALALLGLLAALPAIVEKLRKRK, from the coding sequence TTGAAACGCCACTGGAAAAAGCTCGCCCTCCTGGCCGTGCTTGTCGCCGCCGCTGTTGCGGTGAGGCTGGCGGGGCTGGACGAATACTTGAGCTTCGAGGCGCTTAAAGCGAACCGCGGCGCGCTCAAGGCCTACGTGGACGCGCACCTTGTTTCGATGGCAGCGGTGTTTATCGGTGTCTATGCCGCGTCGGTGACCCTCTCGGTGCCGGGGGCATGGCTCCTCACCATCGCGGGAGGGTTTCTTTTCGGCGCGTTCGGGGGCACGGTGCTCGTGAACGCGGGCGCGACCGCGGGAGCCACGGGCGCCTTTCTCACGGCCCGCTATGTGCTGGGCGGATGGATGCAGGGGCGATGGGGGGAGAAACTCGCGGCGTTCAACGAGGAAATTGCGCGCAACGGGATTTCGTACCTGTTCACCCTCAGGCTCATCCCGGTGTTCCCGTTCTTTCTCGTGAATTTCCTGGTGGGCCTTACGCGTGTGCCTTTGGGCACATTCGTGTGGACCACCTCGATCGGAATCATCCCCGGCTCTTTCGTGTACGCCTACGCGGGAAGCCGTCTTGTCACGCTCGAATCGCCCGGCGACATTGTTTCGCCCGGCATACTGCTGGCGCTCGCGCTGCTCGGTCTCCTCGCGGCGCTGCCGGCCATAGTCGAAAAATTAAGGAAAAGGAAGTGA
- a CDS encoding NAD(P)/FAD-dependent oxidoreductase has translation MDGERFDVIVIGAGSAGITAARLARGLGRRVALVEKSRIGGECTWSGCVPSKALIRAARAAREAGRSGEFGPAWKIPARIDASGALRYVRAVVERVYEGEKPAVFEAEGIRVIQGAASFTGPHEIAVDAARFTAKKFIIATGSRPLVPPVPGLADTPFLTNETVFALKKLPRSMIVLGGGPIGVELAQALGRLGVKVTVVEMAARLLPREEPELADLVGSFLRAEGVGIMTSVAATGAHKAGNGVMVEVRATGAAKAVALRADTLLVAVGRVPVTDGLGLEHAGVKAGPRGIQVDARMQTSVSHIYACGDAAGPYYFSHMAGAQAVVAARNALIPVFRTKMDYSHVPWITFCDPELARSGLTEDEARAVHGPSIRVYRHRFEDTDRGKTDGVSGMAKFILDKSGRMLGIHILGPHAGEILHQALLAKSAGMKFSRMAGMVHAYPSYSDVISRPSKQAYVDELRRHPAVRLIGALASLVKGK, from the coding sequence ATGGACGGTGAACGCTTCGACGTGATCGTGATCGGCGCGGGGTCGGCGGGGATCACCGCGGCCAGGCTCGCGCGGGGGCTGGGGCGGCGCGTCGCGCTCGTCGAAAAATCGAGGATCGGCGGGGAATGCACCTGGTCGGGCTGCGTGCCCAGCAAGGCGCTCATCCGCGCCGCGCGCGCGGCGCGCGAGGCGGGAAGGTCGGGGGAATTCGGGCCGGCGTGGAAAATCCCTGCGCGCATCGACGCCTCAGGGGCCCTGCGTTACGTGCGCGCGGTCGTCGAGCGCGTCTACGAGGGAGAGAAGCCCGCGGTATTCGAAGCGGAAGGCATCCGGGTGATCCAGGGCGCGGCCTCGTTCACCGGCCCGCACGAGATAGCCGTCGATGCCGCGCGCTTTACCGCCAAAAAGTTCATCATCGCAACCGGCTCCCGGCCGCTCGTCCCCCCCGTTCCGGGACTCGCGGATACGCCCTTTCTCACCAACGAGACCGTGTTCGCGCTCAAGAAGCTTCCCCGCTCAATGATCGTGCTCGGGGGCGGGCCCATCGGCGTGGAGCTGGCGCAGGCCCTCGGACGCCTGGGCGTGAAGGTCACGGTAGTCGAAATGGCCGCGCGCCTGCTTCCGCGCGAGGAGCCCGAGCTCGCGGACCTGGTCGGCTCGTTCCTCCGGGCGGAGGGTGTCGGGATAATGACGAGCGTCGCGGCGACGGGCGCGCATAAGGCTGGGAATGGTGTCATGGTGGAAGTACGTGCAACAGGAGCGGCAAAGGCAGTCGCGCTGCGCGCCGATACGCTCCTCGTAGCAGTGGGCCGTGTTCCCGTAACCGATGGCCTGGGGCTGGAGCATGCCGGCGTGAAGGCCGGACCGCGCGGGATTCAGGTGGACGCCCGTATGCAGACAAGCGTTTCCCACATATACGCGTGCGGCGATGCCGCGGGGCCCTATTATTTCAGCCACATGGCGGGTGCGCAGGCGGTCGTCGCGGCGCGGAACGCCCTGATCCCGGTGTTCCGGACGAAAATGGACTATTCCCACGTGCCGTGGATCACCTTCTGCGACCCGGAGCTCGCCCGCTCCGGGCTCACCGAGGATGAGGCCCGCGCTGTGCACGGGCCCTCCATCCGCGTGTACCGCCACCGGTTCGAGGATACCGACCGCGGTAAAACCGACGGCGTTTCCGGTATGGCGAAATTTATACTGGACAAAAGCGGCCGTATGCTCGGTATTCATATTCTCGGGCCGCACGCGGGGGAAATCCTGCATCAGGCGCTCCTCGCGAAGTCGGCGGGGATGAAGTTCAGTCGGATGGCGGGCATGGTGCACGCGTACCCGTCGTATTCGGACGTAATCAGCCGCCCGTCCAAGCAGGCGTACGTGGACGAGCTCCGGCGCCACCCGGCGGTGAGACTTATCGGCGCCCTCGCGTCGCTCGTGAAAGGGAAATGA
- a CDS encoding sterol desaturase family protein, whose translation MMNARALISAATLALFIGLETLFPHFGGRVRRIPHALGNIAVGIINGLLIGAPASFLYAQILPMAEARGLGLARLIDPVAQGTLARGALCFVLFDLWMYAWHRMNHRIKLLWRLHRAHHSDTAMDASTALRFHPFEIMLSALLRIPVMLALGMDAADLLVYETCMQTIVQFHHSNTALPARADRVMRALVVSPDMHRVHHSVEWGETNSNYASVFSIWDRLFGSYRARGDTRGMPLGLRFLREEEWQGAAGVLRTPFA comes from the coding sequence ATGATGAACGCGCGCGCATTGATAAGCGCGGCGACGCTCGCGCTCTTCATCGGACTCGAAACGCTTTTCCCGCATTTTGGCGGACGGGTCCGGCGCATTCCCCACGCGCTGGGCAACATTGCGGTCGGGATTATAAACGGCCTGCTCATCGGGGCCCCGGCCTCCTTCCTGTACGCGCAGATACTGCCGATGGCGGAGGCGCGCGGCCTGGGCCTCGCGCGCCTGATCGATCCCGTCGCGCAGGGGACGCTCGCGCGCGGCGCGCTCTGTTTCGTGCTGTTCGATCTCTGGATGTACGCATGGCATCGCATGAACCACCGCATAAAGCTGCTGTGGAGATTGCATCGTGCGCACCACTCGGATACCGCGATGGACGCGAGCACGGCGCTCCGCTTTCACCCGTTCGAGATAATGCTCTCCGCGCTCCTGCGCATTCCGGTCATGCTGGCGCTCGGTATGGACGCCGCCGATCTCCTGGTCTACGAAACCTGCATGCAGACCATCGTGCAGTTTCACCATAGCAACACGGCGCTTCCCGCGCGGGCCGACAGGGTGATGCGCGCGCTCGTCGTGAGTCCGGACATGCACCGCGTGCACCACTCGGTGGAATGGGGGGAGACCAATTCGAACTACGCGTCCGTATTCTCGATCTGGGACCGGCTCTTCGGGAGCTACCGGGCGCGCGGGGACACGCGCGGGATGCCGCTGGGTCTCAGGTTCCTCCGCGAGGAGGAGTGGCAGGGGGCGGCGGGCGTGCTCCGCACGCCTTTCGCATAA
- a CDS encoding glycosyltransferase: protein MSSNENIGASAPTSSAPNRGDAIIVFIKLPGAVPVKTRLGTEIGNDRAAALYRRFVEDEMEILAASGADIIVACDPPGGIPGAELWLGGAFAYAEQGAGDLGERMSAALARAFGMGYGRALLVGSDIPDLPGPMIAQTLSALDSHDAVIGPASDGGYFLVGFNARSFEPRIFADIPWSTETVLAYTTNRLRQYGKSFHLLPAWHDVDSWGDLERLLARISSGNGAAPRTRAWCAENLPDLAGNGA from the coding sequence ATGAGTTCGAATGAGAATATCGGCGCGTCTGCGCCTACGTCGTCCGCGCCAAATCGGGGGGACGCGATAATCGTGTTCATCAAACTGCCCGGCGCGGTCCCGGTGAAAACGAGGCTTGGCACGGAGATCGGGAACGACCGCGCGGCCGCGCTGTATCGCCGGTTCGTCGAGGATGAAATGGAAATACTCGCGGCTTCCGGCGCCGATATCATCGTCGCATGCGATCCACCCGGTGGTATTCCCGGCGCCGAATTGTGGCTGGGTGGCGCGTTCGCATACGCCGAGCAGGGTGCCGGGGACCTGGGGGAGCGCATGAGCGCGGCCCTTGCGCGCGCCTTCGGGATGGGTTACGGGCGCGCGCTTCTCGTGGGAAGCGATATCCCCGATCTTCCCGGCCCCATGATCGCCCAGACATTATCGGCGCTCGACTCCCATGACGCCGTGATAGGACCGGCCTCCGACGGCGGCTATTTTCTTGTCGGCTTCAACGCGCGTTCGTTCGAGCCGCGGATATTCGCGGATATCCCCTGGAGCACGGAGACGGTCCTCGCCTACACCACGAACCGGCTGCGGCAGTACGGAAAATCGTTCCACCTGCTTCCCGCCTGGCACGACGTCGATTCGTGGGGAGACCTTGAGCGCCTGCTGGCGCGTATCTCCTCGGGAAACGGAGCCGCGCCGCGCACCCGCGCCTGGTGCGCGGAAAACCTTCCGGACCTCGCGGGGAACGGGGCATGA
- a CDS encoding glycosyltransferase: MTRYAKKETGISVIIPVLREAGTIVRTLDSLDERIREYDGGADILIADGDPAGSTIGALKSRGVTTLIAPRGRSLQMNAAAARARGRILLFLHADTILPPGALNDIADALADPALAGGAFDLGVDDPGPYFRIVERSSSMRSRATAIPFGDQAIFIRAALFRELGGYAPIPLMEDVEIMRRIKRRGWKILIFKKRVLTSSRMWRRHGMLRTTFRNYAIQLLYLAGVSPERLVRWYYPGRG; encoded by the coding sequence ATGACGCGTTATGCGAAAAAGGAAACGGGAATATCCGTCATCATCCCGGTCCTGCGCGAGGCGGGCACCATCGTCCGCACGCTCGATTCGCTGGATGAGCGTATCCGCGAATACGACGGGGGCGCCGATATACTCATCGCCGACGGGGACCCTGCGGGCTCCACGATCGGGGCCTTGAAGAGTCGCGGCGTCACCACGCTCATCGCGCCGCGCGGGCGCTCCCTGCAGATGAACGCCGCCGCCGCCCGGGCGCGCGGACGCATCCTCCTCTTCCTTCACGCCGATACGATCCTCCCCCCCGGCGCGCTCAACGATATCGCCGACGCGCTCGCGGACCCGGCACTCGCCGGGGGCGCGTTCGACCTGGGCGTGGATGACCCCGGCCCCTACTTTCGCATCGTCGAGCGCTCTTCGTCTATGCGCAGCCGCGCCACGGCCATTCCCTTTGGAGACCAGGCGATATTCATCCGCGCGGCCCTCTTCAGAGAGCTCGGGGGATATGCCCCCATTCCCCTGATGGAAGACGTCGAGATCATGCGGAGGATCAAGCGGCGGGGATGGAAAATATTAATTTTCAAAAAAAGGGTGCTCACCTCCTCGCGCATGTGGCGGCGCCACGGGATGCTGCGGACCACGTTCAGGAATTACGCCATCCAGCTTCTCTACCTCGCGGGCGTTTCCCCCGAGCGCCTGGTGCGCTGGTATTACCCGGGTCGGGGATAG